In Plasmodium falciparum 3D7 genome assembly, chromosome: 6, the following proteins share a genomic window:
- a CDS encoding erythrocyte membrane protein 1, PfEMP1 — protein MGSDYSSPGGNKSVNITESEKSARNVLEKIGRHIKDEINKNSNHTNKLKGTLSNAQFHDGLHKAAGWGVRYGPANSCDLEHRFYTNINNGYLPARNPCHNRNQNRFDENAEAYCNSDKIRGNENNSNAGACAPFRRQNLCDKNLEYLINENTKTTHDLLGNVLVTAKYEGDYIVNNHPNRGSSEVCIALARSFADIGDIVRGKDMFKSNDNVENGLREVFKKIYEGFLDKGAREHYKEVKNGNYIKLREDWWTANRDQVWKAMTCVAPENAYFRKTEADGIGISSLILPYSKCGRDTDPPVVDYIPQRLRWMSEWSEYFCNVLNKEIDEMNNQCKDCEMSRRCNNDTEGEKCKKCKEQCQIFKELVSKWKNEFDKQSMKYKELYIKASTNITKQNSSSPERGYRRNHRRRGYDDDTNVQLFLKKVIENNECKVESLGKYLDKTSHCGNYNFNYDNIPGSNRPNAFEIPPEKFKKACKCKIPNPLEKCPNEENKNVCTRFDKVSSCTSLFFKNDLIEWNNSGVKNKENDNNGVLVPPRRRNLCINLFSKKDYKMKDENDFKEDLLNAAFSQGKLLGKKYSNYSNEAYEAMKFSYADYSDIVKGTDMMNDLKKLNKELNTLLKETEKGDISVDRKTWWDDNKNVVWNAMLCGYKTENENQQLNSSWCNVPDDDNIDQFLRWLTEWAQQYCKEKLIKAHIINTKCKDIVEGRKHKSMVDITDVECKRLFIDYEEWFRYRYNQWKGLSEKYIKIKKSKNSGVNIPSEECAASYVTKHCNGCICNLRDMEDIHKNINNQNELMKEMINIIKFDTDQYRTQLQNISNSMEINPKSVKTAVDTTKDIVSYGLAGTMGVAAIGLQAGDFLGKKIQDLYNEFMKPVEKKLDTSSKNLNIYEDPNIMVPAGIGVALTLGLLLFKMRRKAKRQVDMIRILQMSQNEYGIPTTKSPNKYVPYGSQRYKGKTYLYVEGDTDEEKYMFMSDTTDITSSESEYEEMDINDIYVPGSPKYKTLIEVVLEPSKRDTQNDIPSDNTPSYKLTDEEWNQLKDDFISQYLPNTEPNNNYRSGNSPTNTNNTTTSHDNMGEKPFIMSIHDRNLYTGEEISYNINMSTNTNNDIPKYVSNNVYSGIDLINDTLSGNKHIDIYDEVLKRKENELFGTNHVKQTSIHSVAKNTYSDDAITNKINLFHKWLYRHRDMCEKWENHHERLAKLKEKWENDNDGGNVPSDNHVLNTDVSIEIDMDNPKPINQFSNMDINVDTPTMDNMEDDIYYDVNDNDDDNDQPSVYDIPMDHNKVDVDVPKKVHIEMKILNNTSNGSLEQQFPISDVWNI, from the exons atgggaTCAGATTATTCGTCACCAGGGGGGAATAAAAGTGTTAACATAACTGAAAGTGAGAAAAGTGCCAGAAATGTTTTGGAAAAAATTGGAAGACATATAAAAGATgagattaataaaaatagtaatCATACAAATAAATTGAAAGGCACATTATCAAACGCCCAATTTCATGATGGCTTGCACAAGGCAGCTGGTTGGGGGGTAAGATATGGTCCTGCAAATTCATGCGATCTTGAACACAGATTCTAtactaatataaataatggaTATCTACCTGCGAGGAATCCTTGCCATAATAGAAATCAAAATCGTTTTGACGAAAATGCCGAAGCGTATTGTAATAGTGATAAAATAAGAGGTAATGAAAATAACAGTAATGCTGGAGCATGTGCGCCATTCCGAAGACAAAATTTGTGTGATAAAAATTTAGAATATTTGATTAATGAAAACACGAAAACTACTCACGATTTATTGGGAAATGTGTTAGTTACAGCAAAATATGAAGGTGATTACATTGTTAATAATCATCCAAATAGAGGATCTTCAGAAGTATGTATTGCCCTTGCAAGAAGTTTTGCAGATATAGGTGATATTGTAAGAGGAAAGGATATGTTTAAATCTAATGACAATGTAGAAAACGGTCTAAGAGAAGtttttaagaaaatatacgAGGGTTTCTTGGATAAGGGGGCGAGAGAGCATTACAAAGAAGTCAAAAATGGAAATTACATAAAATTAAGGGAAGATTGGTGGACAGCGAACAGAGATCAAGTATGGAAAGCCATGACTTGTGTTGCACCAGAAAATGCTTATTTTAGAAAAACAGAAGCTGATGGAATAGGAATTTCAAGTTTAATTTTACCATATTCTAAATGTGGACGTGATACTGATCCCCCTGTTGTTGATTATATCCCTCAACGCTTAAGATGGATGAGCGAATGGTCTGAATATTTCTGTAatgtattaaataaagaaatagatGAAATGAATAATCAATGTAAAGATTGTGAAATGAGCCGAAGGTGCAATAATGATACCGAAGgggaaaaatgtaaaaaatgtaaagaacAATGTCAAATATTCAAGGAGCTCGTAAGTAAATGGAAAAATGAATTTGATAAACAATCaatgaaatataaagaattatatattaaagcaAGTACTAATATAACTAAACAGAACTCTAGTTCACCTGAACGTGGATATCGACGTAATCATAGACGTAGAGGTTACGATGATGATACAAATGTACaattatttttgaaaaaagtaatagaaaataatgagTGTAAAGTTGAGTCCCTTGGAAAATATCTTGATAAAACAAGTCATTGtggtaattataattttaattatgataatattccAGGTTCGAATAGACCTAACGCTTTTGAAATACCTCCAGAAAAGTTTAAAAAGGCTTGCAAATGTAAAATACCTAATCCATTAGAAAAATGTCCTAatgaagaaaacaaaaatgtaTGTACAAGATTTGATAAGGTTTCTTCATGTACatcacttttttttaaaaatgactTGATCGAATGGAATAATTCAggagtaaaaaataaagaaaatgacaATAATGGTGTGTTAGTTCCTCCTAGAAGACGAAATTTATGCATAAATTTGTTTTCAAAAAAagattataaaatgaaagatGAAAACGATTTCAAAGAGGATCTACTTAATGCTGCTTTTAGTCAAGGAAAATTGTTAGGAAAGAAATATAGTAACTACAGTAATGAAGCATATGAGGCTATGAAGTTCAGTTATGCTGATTACAGTGATATCGTGAAAGGTACCGACATGAtgaatgatttaaaaaaattaaataaagaacTAAATACACTTCTTAAAGAAACTGAAAAAGGAGATATATCTGTGGATCGTAAAACATGGTgggatgataataaaaatgttgtaTGGAATGCTATGTTATGTGGCTATAAAACCGAAAATGAAAATCAACAATTGAATTCATCGTGGTGTAATGTAcctgatgatgataatattgatCAATTTTTGAGATGGTTAACTGAATGGGCCCAACAATAttgtaaagaaaaattaattaaagcacatataataaatacaaaatgtAAAGATATCGTTGAAGGGAGAAAACATAAAAGTATGGTTGATATAACAGATGTAGAATGTAAACGATTATTTATTGATTATGAAGAATGGTTTCGTTACCGATATAATCAATGGAAGGGATTATCTGAAAAATACATTAAGATTAAGAAGAGCAAAAATTCTGGAGTGAATATACCCTCTGAGGAATGTGCTGCATCATACGTAACAAAACATTGCAATGGGTGTATTTGTAATTTGAGAGATATGGAGgatatacataaaaacatTAATAACCAAAATGAATTAATGAAGGAAatgattaatataattaaatttgaTACTGATCAATATAGAACTcaattacaaaatatatcaaattctATGGAAATAAATCCAAAAAGTGTAAAAACAGCAGTAGATACTACGAAAGATATAGTTTCATATGGATTGGCCGGTACTATGGGAGTTGCAGCAATTGGATTACAAGCAGGAGATTTTCttggaaaaaaaattcaagaTTTGTACAATGAATTTATGAAACctgttgaaaaaaaattagatacATCATCTAAAAATCTTAATATCTACGAAGACCCCAACATTATGGTTCCTGCTGGTATTGGTGTCGCCTTAACTCTAggattgttattatttaag aTGAGAAGAAAAGCAAAACGTCAAGTAGATATGATACGGATATTACAAATGTCACAAAACGAATATGGAATTCCGACAACCAAATCACCAAACAAATATGTTCCATATGGGAGTCAACGATATAAAGGCAAAACATACTTATATGTTGAAGGAGATACAGACGAAGagaaatatatgtttatgtcTGATACTACTGATATAACCTCTTCCGAAAGTGAATATGAAGAAATGGATAtcaatgatatatatgttccTGGTAGTCCAAAATACAAAACGTTGATAGAAGTTGTTCTGGAGCCATCAAAAAGAGATACACAAAATGATATACCTAGTGATAATACACCTAGTTATAAACTTACAGATGAGGAATGGAATCAATTGAAAGATGATTTTATATCACAATATTTACCAAATACAGaaccaaataataattatagaaGTGGAAATAGTCCAACAAATACCAATAATACTACCACGTCACATGATAATATGGGAGAAAAACCTTTTATTATGTCCATTCATGATAGAAATTTATATACTGGAGAAGAAAttagttataatattaatatgagtACTAACACTAATAATGATATTCCAAAATATGTAtcaaataatgtatattctGGTATCGATTTAATTAATGACACATTAAGTGGTAACAaacatattgatatatatgatgaagtgctaaaaagaaaagaaaatgaattatttggAACAAATCATGTGAAACAAACGAGTATACATAGTGTTgcaaaaaatacatatagtGACGACGctataacaaataaaataaatttgttcCATAAATGGTTATATAGACATAGAGATATGTGTGAAAAGTGGGAAAATCATCATGAACGTTTAgctaaattaaaagaaaaatgggaaaatgataatgatggaGGTAATGTACCTAGTGATAATCATGTGTTGAATACGGATGTTTCGATCGAAATAGATATGGATAATCCTAAACCTATAAATCAATTTAGTAATATGGATATAAACGTGGATACACCTACTATGGATAATATGgaagatgatatatattatgatgtaaatgataatgatgatgataatgatcaACCATCTGTGTATGATATACCTATGGATCATAATAAAGTAGATGTAGATGTACCTAAGAAAGTACATATTGAAATGAAAATCCTTAATAATACATCTAATGGATCGTTGGAACAACAATTTCCTATATCGGATGtatggaatatataa